The genomic region AGATCCGGGTCAGCGACCGCCACGCCCCGGTGTACCTGCATTTCGATTGCGGCGAGCTCGACGGCCGGCCGCTCGGCGAGATGGTGGAGAACCGCCATCTGCTCGCAGCCCTCCACGCCCGCGCCGGGGAGCTTCAGGGACTGCGCCTCCTTGCGCCGGCCGAGATCACGGATGTCGTGCGCAGCGCCGGCCGGGTGGAGGTCGCGCTCGCCGACGGCCGGCGCATCCGCGCCCCCCTTCTCGTCGCCGCCGACGGCCGCCGCAGCCGGCTGAGGCGGCTCGCCGGGATCCGGCACTTCGGCTGGGACTACGGCCAGGAGGGCATCGTCACCACCATCCACCACGAGCTGGATCATGGCGGCATCGCCCATGAGCGCTTTCTCTCCGGCGGGCCGTTCGCGATCCTGCCGCTCACCGGGCGGCGGTCGTCGCTGGTGTGGACGCTGCCGGCCCGCCTGGCCCCGGCCGCGATCGCGCTGCCCGAGCCGGCCTTCACCGCTGCCATCGCCCGACGCATCGGCGGCTTTCTGGGGGCGATCCGGGTGGCGGACCACCGCTTCCGCCATCCGCTCAATCTGGTGCTGGCCGAGCGCTTCGTCGCCGAGCGCCTCGTGCTGGTGGGCGACGCCGCCCACGGCATCCACCCCATAGCCGGCCAGGGACTCAATCTGGGGTTGAGAGACGTGGCCGCGCTGGCCGAGGTGCTGGTCGAGGCCGCGCGCCGCGGCGAGGACATCGGCGCGCCCGGCGTGCTCGGGCGCTACGAGCGCTGGCGCCGCACCGACAGCCTGGTGCTGGCGACCGTGACCGACGGGCTGAACCGCCTGTTCGCCACCGACTGTCCGCCGGTCGCGCTCGCCCGCGATGCGGGGCTGGCCGCGGTGGAGCGCATGCCGCCCCTGAAACGCTTCTTCATGCGCCATGCCCGCGGCACGCTGGGCCGGCTGCCGCGGCTGCTCGAGGGCCGGTCCCTTCAGGACGCCGGATAGCGGTGGTCGCGATAGATGCGGACGTAGACGTAGCGGAAGGACGGCAGGATCAGCGGGTCGACGACCGCCTCCAGCCTTTCTTCCAGCAGCACGGTCCGTCCCTCGGCGTCGCGGCCGAAGCGCTGGGTTCCGCGCGCATCCTTCAGAACCACGAACCAGCTGAGCCGGCGCGGGGCGATGAGCGCAAGACGCGCCTCCTCCACCATCGCCCGCCCGCCGGCGCACAGGACGATGAGCTCGGCGGACAGCGATTCGGAGAGGTCCTCTCCCTTCACGACGACGCTGCCGGCCCCGAGCGGGGCGATCGCGAGCCGCCAGAACCGCCGGCCGTCGGCATCGGGCGGGGTCAGCGGCTCGGCGCGGACCACCCCGCCCGCCAGATACCGGGCGAGCCCCGCCGCGCTCATGGGCGGGCCGTCCGCGGCCAGATGCTCGGCGAGCTTGCGCGCGCGTTTTTCCCCGACCGGCTCGCCGTTGCGCGCGAGAACCAGCCAGCCGGACGCATCCTTCGCCGCGTCTTCCGGGCGGAAGCGGGCGAGGATCTCGCGGGTGTCGCCGCGGT from Rhodothalassiaceae bacterium harbors:
- a CDS encoding 2-octaprenyl-3-methyl-6-methoxy-1,4-benzoquinol hydroxylase; the protein is MAKAKTDRADAVIVGGGFVGLATGIALAEAGLAATVIDRVAPPPRLAPGFDGRASAIAHASVRLLEALGVWRHVADHQPILEIRVSDRHAPVYLHFDCGELDGRPLGEMVENRHLLAALHARAGELQGLRLLAPAEITDVVRSAGRVEVALADGRRIRAPLLVAADGRRSRLRRLAGIRHFGWDYGQEGIVTTIHHELDHGGIAHERFLSGGPFAILPLTGRRSSLVWTLPARLAPAAIALPEPAFTAAIARRIGGFLGAIRVADHRFRHPLNLVLAERFVAERLVLVGDAAHGIHPIAGQGLNLGLRDVAALAEVLVEAARRGEDIGAPGVLGRYERWRRTDSLVLATVTDGLNRLFATDCPPVALARDAGLAAVERMPPLKRFFMRHARGTLGRLPRLLEGRSLQDAG